One part of the Dyadobacter sp. 676 genome encodes these proteins:
- a CDS encoding HAD family hydrolase, whose protein sequence is MRPDQELVKAVFLDKDGTLIRDEPYNVDPAKVVFEEDVFEGLRTLHGDGYRLVIVSNQPGIAMGLFSQTELDALIHYFDDQFAQNGLVLSGFYYCPHLPATAEPACECRKPEPGLLLRAARELNIDLGQSWMIGDILNDVEAGKRAGCRTVLIDNGNETEWETGPYREPDYTTRYFLDATDYITTQTIRRDA, encoded by the coding sequence ATGCGTCCTGATCAGGAGTTGGTAAAGGCGGTTTTCCTCGATAAAGACGGCACCCTCATCCGCGACGAACCCTATAATGTGGATCCTGCGAAAGTGGTGTTCGAGGAGGATGTTTTTGAGGGATTGCGGACATTACACGGGGACGGCTACCGGCTGGTGATCGTCTCTAACCAGCCGGGCATTGCCATGGGCTTGTTTTCCCAAACCGAACTGGACGCATTGATCCATTATTTTGACGACCAGTTTGCGCAAAACGGGCTGGTGCTGTCGGGATTCTACTATTGCCCGCATCTTCCGGCTACCGCGGAGCCGGCTTGCGAATGCCGCAAACCGGAACCGGGCCTGCTGCTGCGCGCCGCGCGCGAACTGAACATCGATTTGGGACAGTCGTGGATGATAGGCGATATTCTGAACGATGTGGAAGCGGGGAAAAGGGCTGGTTGCCGGACCGTGCTGATCGATAACGGCAACGAAACCGAATGGGAAACAGGCCCGTACCGTGAACCGGATTATACCACACGCTATTTTCTCGACGCGACAGATTACATTACCACACAGACGATCAGAAGGGATGCCTGA